CTTGTCAATGTATTATTCATTGTGCTTGTTGGCAGCACTATTTCTGATTTCTGTCCTGCGCAACGAACGCAGGCAATATTACACGAGTTTTTCACCCTATGTATCGGTTATCGTAATTCTCGTGGTCTTGGCGCCGCACCTTTTTTGGCTTTTCAACGTCGACTTCTTACCTGTTCACTACGCCACAGGTCACATTGTCAGCGATCCATCTCGAATCGTCACAAACACAGCAAAGTTTGCTGTGGCTCAGCTCCTGTATTTACTGCCCCTGGCGCTGGCCTTCGTGGCTATCGTCGGCGTCCGTGCTATTCGGCGACCACAACAGCTCAACCTCAATGGTAGTAAGCGAGTGACGATATTCGGCATCACCTTTTTCCCATTCTTGCTTACGATCGGCGGCGCATTAGTGCTGCAAGTTGAGCTGTCGAGTGTTTGGGCGTTGCCCCTGTGGTTTTTTATTGGTGCAAGCCTGCTGACCTTTTTGGGGATAGACTTGATCACAGCCCAAGTGCGGCGAGGGGTGGCCATCATTTTTGCTTTTCAGCTGTTCATGTTATCGGTATCTCCCTTTGTCGCCTTGGGTATGGACCTGTCACAAAATAGAGCCTGGACCTCCCCGCGTAAGGAGCTGGCCGCCTACGTATCGGGTATGTGGCACCAGCGGTTCGGGAAGCCACTGAGGATCGTCGCTGGTTCAAAACCCTATGCAGACAGCATCACATTCTATTCGGCCGACCATCCGTCTCTTTTCATTAACTTTGATTTTCGAGTTAG
This region of Candidatus Methylomirabilota bacterium genomic DNA includes:
- a CDS encoding glycosyltransferase family 39 protein, which codes for MAENFVWGQEWQLGYYKHPPLFAWITALWFKVFPHVDWAYFLLSQVNVIIGLASIWFLVKIFLSDRHALIAVILLELVPFYTFLSIKFNSHSIMLSLWPLTTLFFCYAYAKRRAVPSVLFGFFAALAILSMYYSLCLLAALFLISVLRNERRQYYTSFSPYVSVIVILVVLAPHLFWLFNVDFLPVHYATGHIVSDPSRIVTNTAKFAVAQLLYLLPLALAFVAIVGVRAIRRPQQLNLNGSKRVTIFGITFFPFLLTIGGALVLQVELSSVWALPLWFFIGASLLTFLGIDLITAQVRRGVAIIFAFQLFMLSVSPFVALGMDLSQNRAWTSPRKELAAYVSGMWHQRFGKPLRIVAGSKPYADSITFYSADHPSLFINFDFRVSPWISAERLRTEGLAIVCLQADQRCLAEIDEQFRARGERITVQIKSSRSIFSEPDPVEFVIVLIRPET